A part of Myxococcales bacterium genomic DNA contains:
- a CDS encoding acyl-CoA thioesterase, producing the protein MNNKINIFKEIVRFEDVDAASIVHHPVYLKYLERARTQSLLDKNCGIKELIKHKIGIVIASVEMKFIRPLELDDTIYIASQVDQFNKSIVHMTQIIVRDSNNLPKGNLKQELHSIQNLYFFAHLKLALISLETKKLIPAPYWFSQALLS; encoded by the coding sequence ATGAACAATAAAATTAATATTTTTAAAGAAATCGTTCGCTTTGAGGATGTTGATGCGGCATCTATCGTTCATCATCCTGTCTACCTAAAATATCTTGAGCGAGCTCGCACTCAGAGTTTGTTGGATAAAAACTGTGGTATTAAAGAACTTATTAAGCACAAAATAGGCATTGTTATAGCCTCGGTAGAGATGAAATTTATCAGGCCGCTGGAACTCGATGACACTATTTATATTGCATCGCAGGTAGACCAGTTTAATAAATCTATTGTGCATATGACCCAAATTATTGTTCGCGATAGTAATAACCTCCCCAAAGGAAATCTCAAACAAGAACTTCACTCAATTCAAAATTTGTATTTTTTTGCTCACCTAAAGCTTGCGCTTATTTCGCTTGAAACAAAAAAATTAATTCCTGCGCCTTATTGGTTTTCTCAAGCGCTGCTGTCGTAG